A DNA window from Desulfomicrobium escambiense DSM 10707 contains the following coding sequences:
- a CDS encoding transposase, giving the protein STNMLERLNEEIKRRTLVVRIFPNEESCLRLIRALAVETHENWIEANRYLDMSLLTELKKKALMELVA; this is encoded by the coding sequence TCGACCAACATGCTGGAAAGACTCAATGAAGAGATCAAACGTCGGACCTTGGTTGTCAGGATATTTCCCAATGAAGAAAGCTGTCTACGTTTAATCCGAGCCCTTGCGGTAGAGACGCATGAGAACTGGATCGAGGCAAACAGATACCTGGATATGAGCCTGCTCACAGAGTTAAAGAAGAAAGCATTGATGGAACTGGTTGCTTAA
- a CDS encoding glycosyltransferase — MRYRVIPIAKEIIKYGIDVDVSRYPKTIFDRIRFFSKKIYAKKKFDICIIQKRILSVAEIYALKILSRKVVFDFDDAIWTDQDEASAPGSGKKWGNFKKNVTHADIVIAGNSYLAEAAHGAASVAVLPTPLDTIAYIPCTSDIRIRKFTVGWMGTSSYLSGLQNIAEQIQAVTGNPIQIVSNAPPTGTLSKFSIYDAWAPEKELFQLQNFTVGLMPLSDTPYTRGKCGFKILQYMSCGVVPIASSVGFNKEIISHGVDGFLVESEHEWGEYVSILLNDQKLLKQMAQKARQTVVSRFDISGITQKLLKILAQN; from the coding sequence GTGAGATATCGCGTCATACCAATTGCGAAAGAAATAATAAAATACGGCATAGACGTGGATGTATCAAGATATCCAAAAACAATATTTGATAGAATACGATTCTTTTCGAAAAAGATATATGCGAAAAAAAAATTCGATATTTGCATAATACAGAAAAGAATACTTTCTGTAGCAGAAATATATGCACTGAAGATTTTATCCAGAAAAGTCGTCTTCGATTTCGACGATGCGATATGGACCGATCAGGACGAGGCTTCTGCGCCTGGAAGCGGCAAAAAATGGGGTAATTTCAAAAAAAACGTCACCCATGCCGACATCGTCATCGCTGGCAATTCTTATCTCGCTGAAGCTGCGCACGGAGCGGCGTCCGTTGCCGTACTGCCCACCCCCCTCGACACGATTGCGTATATCCCCTGCACTTCAGACATCCGCATCAGAAAATTCACAGTCGGATGGATGGGAACTTCGAGCTATCTTTCAGGCCTGCAAAATATCGCAGAACAAATACAGGCTGTAACCGGAAACCCAATACAAATCGTATCCAATGCGCCCCCCACGGGCACCCTTTCAAAGTTCTCCATTTATGACGCATGGGCTCCTGAAAAAGAGCTTTTCCAGCTTCAAAATTTTACAGTTGGATTGATGCCCCTCAGTGACACGCCGTATACACGCGGAAAATGTGGATTTAAAATACTGCAATATATGTCATGTGGAGTTGTACCTATCGCATCATCAGTCGGATTCAATAAGGAAATAATATCGCATGGCGTGGACGGATTTCTTGTCGAGAGCGAGCATGAGTGGGGAGAATACGTATCAATATTGCTCAACGATCAGAAACTTCTCAAGCAAATGGCTCAAAAGGCAAGACAGACCGTCGTCTCCAGGTTCGACATTTCCGGGATAACACAAAAACTCCTGAAGATACTTGCCCAGAACTGA